In Candidatus Chlorohelix allophototropha, one DNA window encodes the following:
- the rsmG gene encoding 16S rRNA (guanine(527)-N(7))-methyltransferase RsmG, which yields MSLDLLVSGARSLLNLELTEAQLALFQLYYETLVDWNERVNLTSITTYEDVQLKHFLDSLTLASPKLRGDPPGFALDLNSAALVDIGAGAGFPGVPLKILYPGLKLTLSDSVGKKTAFLTHLVEKLQLREVQIINGRAEELGQNPAHRQKYQIATGRAVAALNVLSEYCLPLCKVGGLFIAPKKGDLFEELKAGAPVVPKLGGQLRQTPIFDLPGEEKSGRRLIVAQKIAPTPAAYPRGVGVPAKTPLISLQS from the coding sequence ATGTCACTTGATTTGTTGGTTTCCGGGGCGCGCTCGTTGCTCAATCTCGAATTGACGGAGGCGCAACTTGCCCTTTTCCAGTTGTACTATGAAACGTTAGTGGACTGGAACGAGCGTGTCAATCTGACCTCTATTACTACCTACGAGGATGTGCAATTAAAGCACTTCCTCGATTCGTTGACTCTTGCCAGTCCCAAACTACGCGGCGACCCTCCCGGTTTTGCCCTCGACCTAAACAGTGCGGCGTTGGTGGATATTGGCGCGGGCGCAGGCTTTCCCGGTGTGCCCCTCAAAATCCTCTATCCCGGCTTGAAATTGACGCTGTCCGATTCGGTTGGCAAGAAAACCGCTTTTCTAACGCATCTGGTGGAAAAATTACAGTTGCGCGAGGTGCAAATAATTAACGGACGCGCCGAAGAATTGGGGCAAAATCCGGCGCATCGCCAAAAATACCAGATTGCTACCGGGCGAGCGGTAGCGGCTCTCAACGTGCTGTCAGAATATTGCTTGCCTCTGTGTAAGGTGGGCGGGTTATTCATTGCTCCCAAGAAGGGCGATTTGTTTGAAGAATTAAAAGCGGGCGCGCCAGTTGTGCCGAAATTGGGCGGGCAATTACGCCAAACCCCCATCTTTGATTTACCCGGTGAGGAGAAAAGTGGGCGGCGGCTGATTGTGGCGCAGAAAATCGCGCCTACCCCTGCTGCTTATCCTCGCGGTGTGGGTGTTCCTGCCAAAACCCCACTAATATCGTTGCAAAGTTAA
- a CDS encoding protein kinase, translated as MSQTPEEKEVLDFLQNHIKAIMANDTATYTATTSPDLSLYEWYIMPHRIDGLDFHYFIMNEAARRGTNFQAQVSGEEASTEKPHTRYDLCNLRLQLYGDTAIASYTLLQTTGTALGVTTSSHHESRVMLKRDGQWQVVHVHKSPSWSAPYMPPVR; from the coding sequence ATGAGCCAGACCCCCGAAGAAAAAGAAGTGCTGGATTTTTTGCAAAATCATATCAAGGCTATCATGGCGAATGATACTGCCACTTATACTGCTACCACCAGCCCCGATCTTTCGCTCTATGAATGGTATATAATGCCACATCGTATTGATGGGCTGGATTTCCACTACTTTATAATGAATGAAGCCGCTCGACGTGGCACAAATTTTCAGGCGCAGGTTAGCGGAGAAGAGGCTTCCACCGAGAAGCCGCACACCCGCTATGACCTTTGCAACTTGCGCTTACAACTTTATGGAGATACGGCTATTGCCAGCTATACTCTTTTGCAAACCACCGGAACCGCGCTTGGCGTGACTACTTCCAGCCATCACGAATCGCGGGTGATGCTAAAACGTGACGGTCAGTGGCAAGTAGTACATGTACATAAAAGCCCTTCATGGAGCGCACCCTATATGCCTCCTGTGCGGTAG
- a CDS encoding glycosyltransferase family 87 protein, which produces MKLRLTLTPVIIALVMLCAALAAELLRPAFVIDFGGDDRIDQLYFQVDQDGFYNPEKRPGADPNYRWIGKEAVLRPPWTLESIPLKATLLATAPRPDRTPDKVGTTLNVYSLNGTNTARIGAYALIGLFEGSKLTFQIPANLIPDFEKPRLRFEATETYQPGKGDTRQLSAILLNLTLEPDYAAFGWKDWLGLLLRPLLLAIISLSVWAIAGLFTRRNAVRLVLEVGAGTTLVSSLLFWWEGAEPFYAPWAALLPLAWLLIWLSGKFAAAAPGLPAPLVYAATLLAGMPLAQLLFGRMPWDLQNPNTLSFIGYSAALLLSLGVYLLARFRFETIFLWVFLGITAALYLYTHWYVFDQNLYRGADFRNYYRALLDTQEGQRALYIIDEMGAAPGRAIRSSPAFALFYEPLVWFFGRDIVSAIFWWRLANELLLLPTVLILMKIFNAFVPGKKMWAAVLFLTLGFGQFAETIAYGQQNNLILFGLALTALWVKQKRDTLAGLALSIPVWVKLLPAVSGVFFLIERRWKGLIGLVLGALLVNALTIPVVGWDNWWFYFTRAMWNVNAPELGITNQSFWGFMGRVVASEVRGDFTTAYPAGLAPVGYLVALCGFALTMLTVWRARGGSDISQQLILGALTVVALWTSPFSWMHYIVPGLVAFVALAAALSTTAESRSRLIIFGLVYAVLAYGGRNEFFFTEAVGLEKLGSSYRFFATFGLWALNLWSLWQPASATKPAPSVVSKAIALPLSADGRE; this is translated from the coding sequence ATGAAACTCAGACTCACCTTAACCCCTGTGATTATAGCTTTGGTGATGCTGTGTGCGGCGTTGGCTGCCGAGTTGCTGCGCCCTGCCTTTGTAATTGATTTTGGCGGGGACGACCGGATTGACCAGTTATATTTTCAGGTTGATCAGGACGGCTTTTACAATCCTGAAAAACGCCCCGGCGCAGACCCCAACTACCGTTGGATTGGCAAGGAAGCGGTTTTGCGTCCCCCTTGGACGCTTGAGTCGATTCCTCTAAAAGCTACTTTGCTGGCGACTGCTCCGCGCCCCGATCGAACTCCTGATAAAGTTGGCACCACCCTGAATGTTTACAGCCTGAACGGAACGAACACTGCTAGAATCGGCGCTTACGCATTGATAGGGCTGTTTGAGGGTAGTAAACTCACTTTCCAGATACCTGCCAACCTGATTCCTGATTTCGAGAAACCACGCCTACGCTTTGAAGCCACTGAAACTTACCAACCGGGTAAGGGCGATACCCGCCAACTTTCTGCAATTCTTCTGAATCTTACCTTAGAGCCGGATTATGCTGCATTTGGCTGGAAAGACTGGCTTGGGTTGCTGCTGCGCCCGCTCTTATTAGCAATTATATCGTTGAGTGTTTGGGCTATCGCCGGGCTATTTACGCGGCGCAATGCGGTACGGCTTGTTCTGGAAGTAGGGGCGGGCACAACGTTAGTATCCAGCCTGTTATTTTGGTGGGAAGGGGCAGAGCCTTTTTATGCGCCGTGGGCGGCTCTGCTTCCGCTTGCATGGCTGTTGATATGGCTCTCCGGCAAGTTTGCGGCTGCCGCACCGGGTTTGCCCGCCCCACTGGTGTATGCCGCAACTTTGCTGGCGGGTATGCCGCTGGCACAACTGCTCTTTGGACGAATGCCATGGGATTTGCAGAATCCCAATACGCTTTCGTTTATAGGCTACAGCGCGGCGTTGTTACTTTCACTCGGCGTTTATTTACTGGCACGTTTTCGCTTTGAAACGATCTTCCTGTGGGTGTTTCTAGGCATAACGGCAGCCCTTTATCTTTATACCCATTGGTACGTGTTTGACCAGAACCTTTATCGTGGGGCAGACTTTCGCAATTACTACCGCGCTTTGCTGGATACACAGGAAGGACAACGCGCTCTATATATCATTGATGAAATGGGCGCTGCTCCGGGCAGAGCAATCCGCTCCTCCCCGGCGTTCGCCCTATTTTATGAACCGTTGGTGTGGTTTTTCGGGCGCGATATTGTTTCGGCAATCTTTTGGTGGCGACTGGCAAACGAATTATTGCTGCTGCCCACCGTTCTGATTCTCATGAAAATTTTCAACGCTTTCGTGCCGGGCAAGAAAATGTGGGCGGCGGTTCTATTCCTAACTTTAGGTTTCGGGCAATTCGCCGAAACTATCGCTTATGGGCAGCAAAATAACCTGATACTGTTCGGTTTGGCGTTGACCGCACTATGGGTCAAGCAAAAGCGCGATACTCTGGCGGGTTTAGCTCTTTCTATTCCGGTTTGGGTTAAATTGCTGCCAGCCGTATCGGGAGTATTCTTTCTAATCGAACGTCGCTGGAAGGGTTTAATTGGTCTGGTGTTGGGTGCGTTATTGGTAAACGCTCTGACCATTCCGGTGGTAGGCTGGGATAACTGGTGGTTCTACTTTACCCGCGCAATGTGGAACGTAAACGCGCCCGAATTGGGTATCACTAACCAGTCTTTCTGGGGATTTATGGGGCGGGTGGTTGCGTCGGAAGTGCGTGGCGATTTTACCACCGCTTATCCTGCCGGGCTTGCCCCTGTAGGCTATCTGGTGGCATTATGTGGCTTTGCTTTGACCATGCTGACGGTGTGGCGAGCGCGAGGTGGCAGTGACATATCCCAACAACTTATACTTGGCGCACTAACAGTAGTGGCATTATGGACATCACCTTTTAGCTGGATGCACTACATTGTGCCGGGTCTGGTCGCGTTTGTGGCGTTGGCGGCGGCGTTAAGTACCACCGCAGAATCACGCTCACGCTTGATAATATTCGGTCTGGTCTATGCTGTGCTGGCTTATGGAGGGCGCAACGAATTCTTTTTCACCGAAGCGGTAGGGCTGGAAAAGCTCGGCAGCAGTTATCGCTTCTTCGCTACTTTCGGGCTGTGGGCGCTCAATTTATGGTCGCTATGGCAGCCTGCCTCTGCAACGAAACCTGCCCCTTCTGTCGTTTCTAAAGCGATAGCCTTGCCGCTATCAGCTGATGGACGGGAATAA
- the fni gene encoding type 2 isopentenyl-diphosphate Delta-isomerase — MSATDSEALATSERKVEHLRICLYEDVQAKGISAGLESYRFIHQALPEIDLAEVDLSLELFGRKVNAPILISSMTGGADWAARINRNLALAAEKWGVAMGVGSQRAAIEDAALRYSYAIRELAPNIPLLANIGAVQLNYGYGLQQCLTAVRMLEADALYLHLNALQEAVQPAGNINFKGLLAKIGEMCEALAKHNIPVIIKEVGNGLSREVCRKLYGVGVSGFDVAGSGGTSWSEVEKFRNKRQLDRNAAGNFADWGIPTSQSVIWAREAAPEATVIGSGGIRNGVDVAKIIALGGDVAGLAMPFLKAAEESSDAVEAVIEQLVRELRVAMFCIGAKDLKELRETPHFVRI; from the coding sequence ATGTCTGCTACTGATAGTGAAGCGCTGGCAACCAGCGAACGAAAAGTTGAACACTTGCGAATTTGTTTGTATGAAGACGTGCAGGCAAAAGGAATTAGTGCGGGTCTGGAAAGCTATCGCTTTATACATCAGGCGTTACCGGAAATAGACTTGGCAGAGGTTGATCTTTCGCTTGAATTATTCGGGCGCAAGGTTAACGCCCCTATACTCATAAGCTCAATGACCGGGGGCGCAGATTGGGCGGCGCGTATCAATCGCAACTTGGCGTTGGCAGCCGAAAAGTGGGGCGTGGCGATGGGCGTTGGTTCGCAACGTGCCGCTATCGAGGATGCAGCCTTGCGCTATAGCTATGCTATTCGTGAACTCGCCCCCAATATACCGTTGCTTGCCAATATCGGCGCGGTGCAGCTAAATTATGGCTACGGATTGCAACAATGCCTCACGGCGGTACGGATGCTGGAAGCGGACGCGCTTTATTTGCACCTTAACGCCCTACAAGAAGCGGTGCAGCCTGCCGGGAATATCAATTTCAAGGGTTTGTTGGCGAAAATAGGTGAAATGTGCGAGGCGCTGGCAAAACACAATATTCCGGTTATCATCAAAGAGGTAGGCAACGGGCTGTCGCGGGAAGTGTGCCGCAAACTTTATGGAGTCGGCGTAAGCGGCTTTGATGTAGCGGGTAGCGGTGGCACAAGCTGGAGTGAGGTTGAAAAATTTAGGAACAAACGACAGCTTGATCGCAATGCTGCCGGAAATTTCGCCGATTGGGGTATCCCTACCTCACAAAGCGTAATCTGGGCGCGAGAGGCTGCGCCGGAGGCGACCGTAATCGGTAGCGGTGGGATACGCAACGGCGTAGATGTGGCGAAAATCATCGCATTGGGTGGCGATGTGGCAGGCTTGGCAATGCCTTTCCTCAAAGCGGCGGAAGAATCGAGTGATGCGGTAGAAGCGGTAATCGAGCAATTGGTACGCGAACTGCGGGTGGCGATGTTTTGCATCGGCGCAAAGGATTTGAAGGAATTGCGCGAAACCCCCCATTTTGTAAGAATATAA
- the dxs gene encoding 1-deoxy-D-xylulose-5-phosphate synthase — MSGYLSKIKDPSDIKQFSIAELKELADELRTAIQATVFKTGGHFASNFGTIELSIAMHYVFNSPRDKMVWDTGHQAYPHKLLTGRYDRFDTIRQYEGLSGFLSRDESVHDSFGAGHASTSISAAFGMAMGRNLKGEDYDVVAVIGDGALTGGMAFEALNNAGTHKSPFIVVLNDNEMSISKNVGALSKYLDRVRADPMYLHAKDEAAHALNKLPMGGEMVTLAKRVKRGFKDLVVPNTIWEELGFIGLGPVDGHDIGLLIETFELARKTRLPVFIHAITVKGKGWAEAEASVQGRIDYHARSNKLSAAPATTAPNYDKVFGNTMCKIAEKDSKVVAITAAMTEGTGLIDFAKRFPERFFDVGIAEQHGITFAAGLACEGIKPVAAIYSSFLQRAFDQIVHDCCIQNLPVVFAMDRAGLVGDDGRTHQGTLDISYLRCLPNIVLMAPKDENELQHMLYTAVNYGLGPVAVRYPRGAGYGVAMDTEFKKLPIGKGETLRQGSDLAIVAYGSEVYPALEAATLLAEHGVEAEVINARFAKPLDEELLLDLARRHTRIVTVEEGSLIGGFGTGLLELFEQKNMQNVTVKRVGIPDKFIDHGPQSLIREKLQLDALGIADRVREFYPELAKGLPATLK; from the coding sequence ATGAGCGGGTATCTATCTAAGATTAAAGATCCCTCCGACATTAAACAGTTTTCAATTGCCGAACTCAAAGAGCTGGCTGATGAGTTGCGTACCGCTATTCAAGCGACCGTTTTTAAAACAGGCGGTCACTTCGCCAGCAATTTTGGCACTATTGAGCTTTCAATAGCAATGCATTATGTTTTTAACAGCCCTCGCGATAAGATGGTCTGGGATACTGGGCATCAGGCTTATCCTCACAAACTTCTGACAGGGCGCTATGACCGCTTCGATACTATTCGCCAATATGAGGGCTTGAGCGGTTTCTTGAGCCGTGACGAAAGCGTTCATGACTCGTTTGGGGCAGGGCATGCCAGCACTTCTATTTCCGCCGCTTTTGGTATGGCGATGGGGCGCAACCTCAAAGGCGAAGACTATGATGTAGTTGCTGTTATTGGGGACGGCGCTTTGACAGGTGGTATGGCGTTTGAGGCTCTGAACAACGCCGGGACTCACAAATCTCCCTTTATCGTAGTGTTGAACGATAACGAGATGAGCATTTCCAAGAACGTGGGCGCTCTTTCAAAGTACCTTGACAGAGTACGCGCCGACCCGATGTATTTGCATGCCAAGGATGAGGCAGCGCACGCTCTAAATAAGCTCCCGATGGGTGGCGAGATGGTCACTCTGGCAAAGCGAGTTAAACGCGGGTTTAAAGATTTGGTAGTACCCAACACTATTTGGGAAGAATTGGGTTTTATCGGATTAGGTCCGGTTGATGGTCACGACATCGGACTCCTAATTGAAACTTTTGAATTGGCTCGCAAAACCCGACTGCCCGTTTTTATACATGCCATTACTGTTAAGGGTAAAGGTTGGGCTGAGGCAGAAGCCAGCGTGCAGGGTCGGATTGATTATCACGCCCGCAGCAACAAACTGAGCGCCGCGCCTGCTACAACTGCGCCCAATTATGATAAAGTTTTCGGCAATACCATGTGCAAGATCGCCGAAAAAGATTCTAAAGTGGTAGCGATTACCGCTGCTATGACTGAAGGCACCGGGTTGATTGATTTTGCCAAGCGTTTCCCCGAACGCTTCTTTGATGTAGGTATTGCCGAACAGCATGGGATAACTTTCGCGGCAGGGCTTGCCTGCGAGGGTATCAAACCCGTTGCCGCAATCTACAGTTCTTTCTTGCAACGCGCCTTTGACCAGATTGTACATGATTGCTGCATCCAGAACTTACCGGTAGTATTTGCAATGGATCGCGCCGGATTGGTGGGGGATGATGGACGTACTCATCAGGGGACGCTTGATATTTCCTATCTGCGCTGCCTGCCCAATATCGTCTTGATGGCTCCCAAAGACGAGAACGAATTGCAGCATATGCTCTATACCGCTGTAAACTACGGGCTTGGGCCGGTGGCGGTTCGTTACCCACGCGGCGCTGGTTATGGCGTAGCGATGGATACAGAGTTTAAGAAGCTACCTATCGGTAAGGGGGAAACGTTGCGGCAGGGGAGCGACCTAGCAATTGTGGCATACGGCTCGGAAGTATATCCTGCGCTTGAAGCCGCTACACTTCTGGCAGAGCATGGCGTGGAGGCAGAAGTAATCAATGCCCGTTTTGCTAAGCCACTGGATGAAGAATTATTGCTTGACCTAGCACGCCGCCATACTCGAATCGTTACCGTTGAGGAAGGCTCATTAATTGGCGGTTTTGGTACCGGCTTGCTGGAACTGTTCGAGCAGAAAAATATGCAGAATGTGACGGTAAAGCGTGTGGGTATCCCTGACAAATTTATCGACCACGGACCGCAATCTTTGATACGCGAAAAACTCCAACTTGATGCTCTTGGCATAGCCGACCGAGTACGCGAATTCTACCCGGAACTTGCCAAAGGCTTGCCAGCTACACTTAAATAG
- a CDS encoding PHP domain-containing protein produces the protein MKNLTNHGIDLHTHTFASDGVWSPKSLVEAAKANKIGILSVCDHETLSSLKMVKMYAKKNGIEFIPGVEVAIKHNGSVYHLLMYGFDTENAEINALLEETRLKQWHKKQIMRERLEMRGYKVAESPLDAIAQSISPIYELACSLENDELNFKQAWAICREVEPDYKIAQPAKKVLEIAKNAGAITILAHPGRGGAEIAYASNRAILELVLLGLDGVEAYYHAHSTSEEERLVKLANRYNLLVTCGSDSHDANRKPIAWNPALCDQFLKRLNIRPFSVAA, from the coding sequence ATGAAAAATTTAACAAATCACGGCATAGATTTACACACCCATACTTTTGCAAGCGATGGGGTATGGTCACCAAAAAGTTTGGTTGAGGCTGCAAAAGCAAATAAAATCGGAATCTTGAGCGTGTGCGACCACGAAACTCTCAGCAGCTTGAAAATGGTTAAAATGTATGCGAAGAAAAATGGAATAGAATTTATCCCTGGTGTGGAAGTAGCAATTAAACACAATGGATCGGTTTATCACTTGTTGATGTATGGCTTTGACACTGAAAATGCTGAAATAAATGCTTTGTTGGAAGAAACCAGATTGAAGCAATGGCACAAAAAACAAATAATGCGCGAAAGACTGGAAATGCGTGGGTATAAAGTAGCAGAATCGCCCTTAGATGCAATTGCGCAGTCCATCTCACCCATTTATGAATTGGCTTGCTCTTTAGAAAATGATGAATTAAATTTCAAACAAGCATGGGCTATTTGCCGCGAAGTAGAACCGGATTACAAAATTGCTCAACCTGCTAAGAAGGTTCTGGAAATTGCTAAAAATGCCGGAGCTATAACCATTCTGGCGCATCCCGGACGAGGCGGAGCAGAAATAGCCTATGCCAGCAACCGGGCTATACTTGAGCTTGTACTACTGGGGTTGGATGGTGTGGAAGCCTACTACCACGCGCACAGCACTTCTGAAGAAGAGCGACTTGTAAAATTAGCCAATCGCTATAATCTGCTGGTAACTTGTGGCTCGGATAGTCACGATGCCAACCGGAAGCCCATAGCTTGGAATCCGGCATTATGCGACCAATTCTTAAAAAGGCTAAATATCAGACCTTTTTCAGTCGCCGCATAA
- the hisS gene encoding histidine--tRNA ligase, translating into MATKVTIKNLEGTRDFYPDKMRWRNWLFNLCREVSERYGYEEFDGPFLESFELFAAKSGEELVNEQTYTFETKGGDKVAIRPEMTPTLARMVAAKQNELRKPIRWYTIPNIWRHERAQRGRKREFYQYNVDILGVDSIDADAEIMAVVIDIMRAVGLDKQDIKVRVSNRYYLEELLNSLGVDLSLKEQVYRWIDRIEKIKPEAFRANLLEVGLNEQQVEGLEARLRSRDFSGFKPLEEFWEKAKQYGYAELLEFDPSIVRGLLYYTGTVFEVWDATKRFTRAIMGGGRYDNLVNAVGGQPLAGVGIAFSDVVMEEMLTQVGKMPELPRQLDVYVAQYSAAERPESIKVATILREAGLKTELNLLNHDLGKQLKAASACGARFAVILAPEELARGEVNVKNLLTREQFSVPLGKLIATIKA; encoded by the coding sequence ATGGCGACCAAAGTTACAATAAAAAATCTGGAAGGCACACGCGATTTTTACCCCGATAAAATGCGCTGGCGAAATTGGCTGTTCAACCTTTGCCGCGAAGTTTCCGAGCGATACGGCTACGAGGAATTCGATGGGCCCTTTCTCGAATCGTTCGAGCTTTTCGCCGCCAAATCGGGCGAAGAACTGGTAAACGAGCAGACTTATACTTTCGAGACTAAAGGCGGCGACAAGGTGGCGATTCGCCCCGAAATGACCCCGACTCTGGCGCGAATGGTAGCGGCGAAACAGAACGAGTTACGTAAGCCCATTCGCTGGTATACCATCCCCAACATCTGGCGGCACGAACGGGCGCAACGCGGACGCAAGCGCGAATTTTACCAATATAACGTTGATATTCTGGGCGTGGATAGCATTGATGCCGATGCCGAGATTATGGCGGTGGTAATCGACATTATGCGAGCGGTAGGGCTGGACAAGCAAGATATAAAGGTGCGGGTCAGCAACCGCTATTATCTGGAAGAACTATTGAATAGCCTCGGTGTTGACCTTAGTTTGAAAGAGCAGGTTTATCGCTGGATTGACCGCATCGAGAAAATTAAGCCCGAAGCTTTTCGCGCCAATTTGCTGGAAGTGGGACTAAATGAGCAACAGGTCGAAGGACTGGAAGCTCGCCTGCGCAGCCGCGATTTCAGCGGCTTCAAGCCGTTGGAGGAGTTCTGGGAGAAAGCTAAACAATACGGTTACGCCGAACTGCTGGAGTTTGATCCTAGCATCGTGCGCGGTTTGCTCTACTACACCGGAACAGTCTTTGAGGTGTGGGATGCCACCAAACGCTTTACCCGCGCTATCATGGGCGGTGGTCGCTATGACAATCTGGTGAATGCGGTGGGTGGGCAACCTCTCGCAGGCGTGGGTATTGCCTTCAGCGATGTGGTGATGGAGGAAATGCTAACTCAAGTTGGTAAGATGCCGGAATTGCCGCGCCAACTTGATGTTTACGTGGCGCAATATTCGGCGGCAGAACGTCCAGAGTCTATTAAGGTGGCTACTATATTGCGCGAAGCAGGCTTGAAAACCGAGCTTAACCTGCTCAATCATGATTTGGGCAAGCAACTGAAAGCTGCTAGCGCGTGCGGGGCGCGTTTCGCGGTTATTCTTGCGCCTGAAGAACTGGCAAGGGGCGAGGTTAATGTCAAAAATCTGCTCACTCGCGAACAATTCAGCGTGCCACTAGGCAAGCTGATTGCGACCATCAAAGCTTGA
- a CDS encoding putative glycoside hydrolase: MRRRRRGLSYLPPEPTRTSFLIYLLVAGLCFGAIFFFKNQIIKPVSGKILDAYSGKPVIGATVLLENDQRLSKTASISNILTTVTDLDGSFSFDKATDNLTLNVSANYYIPEKVKANPSATISISLRPSILRGIVKDSQGKAIAHASVTSGDKNVLTDLDGSYVINDVPEEGQLVVKAAGYKPATVAFKRTQTQDVTVKNLVVKGIYLRAAVVADGANFQNILNLISVTELNTVVIDLKDSNGWTYYDSKNPLARPAPEGKGKIPNLPAVVKSLKEKDIYTIARISVFQDASLTDVKPEWAIKSRSTGKLWADSARFNWANPYLKEVWDYNIDLAREAAASGFDEIQFAFVQFPASGQIADIDYGRSSNTESRVLSINGFLKEANLQLNKLGVFVSVEVMGQSVLESGDLGIGQDISQIADQVDYISPVLFPSYFGANSFGFANPASQPYEVINKSLTYARTKLEGKRAQMRPWLQDFSAEGSTYNAPEVRAEIQATEDVATNNKVVANWLLWNSEARYTAAALRKK, translated from the coding sequence ATGAGGCGCCGACGACGCGGTCTGAGTTATCTACCGCCAGAACCGACGCGCACTTCTTTTCTTATATACCTGTTGGTAGCAGGTCTTTGTTTTGGTGCGATCTTCTTTTTCAAGAACCAGATAATCAAGCCGGTCAGTGGGAAAATATTGGATGCCTATAGCGGTAAACCCGTTATAGGCGCGACTGTTCTATTGGAAAACGACCAGCGTCTTTCGAAGACTGCCTCTATCAGTAATATCCTTACCACTGTTACCGATCTCGATGGTAGTTTTAGCTTTGATAAGGCTACCGATAACCTCACGCTAAATGTTTCCGCAAACTACTATATTCCAGAAAAAGTCAAAGCTAACCCATCTGCTACTATTTCAATATCCTTGCGCCCCAGTATTTTGCGCGGCATTGTTAAAGACTCGCAGGGTAAAGCGATTGCACATGCCAGTGTTACCTCCGGCGACAAAAATGTTTTGACCGATTTGGATGGTTCTTATGTCATTAATGATGTACCGGAAGAGGGACAATTGGTAGTCAAAGCTGCCGGGTACAAACCTGCCACTGTAGCATTCAAGCGTACTCAAACGCAGGATGTAACCGTTAAGAATCTTGTGGTTAAGGGCATTTATCTGCGGGCGGCGGTAGTTGCCGATGGAGCGAATTTCCAGAATATACTGAACCTGATTTCAGTCACCGAGTTGAATACAGTTGTCATTGACCTGAAAGATTCTAACGGTTGGACTTACTACGACAGTAAAAACCCTTTGGCACGACCCGCCCCTGAGGGTAAAGGGAAAATCCCCAATTTGCCTGCGGTGGTGAAAAGCCTGAAGGAAAAGGATATTTATACTATCGCCCGTATTTCGGTATTTCAGGATGCCAGCCTGACCGATGTTAAACCGGAATGGGCTATCAAAAGCCGTAGCACTGGCAAATTATGGGCGGATTCGGCTCGTTTTAACTGGGCAAATCCTTATTTAAAAGAGGTTTGGGATTATAATATTGACCTTGCCAGAGAGGCAGCCGCTTCCGGTTTCGATGAAATCCAGTTTGCTTTCGTACAATTTCCTGCTTCCGGGCAAATTGCCGATATTGACTACGGGCGTTCCAGTAATACTGAATCGCGGGTTTTAAGCATAAACGGTTTCCTGAAAGAGGCAAACTTGCAGCTAAACAAACTGGGGGTTTTTGTTTCGGTTGAGGTAATGGGGCAAAGTGTGTTGGAAAGCGGTGATCTCGGTATCGGGCAGGATATCTCCCAAATTGCCGATCAAGTGGATTATATTTCTCCGGTGCTTTTCCCCAGCTATTTTGGAGCTAACAGTTTTGGTTTTGCTAACCCTGCCTCCCAACCCTATGAGGTTATTAATAAGAGCCTGACCTATGCTCGCACTAAACTGGAGGGAAAACGCGCCCAAATGCGCCCTTGGTTGCAGGACTTTAGCGCAGAAGGTTCAACTTACAATGCGCCTGAAGTACGCGCCGAAATTCAGGCGACAGAAGATGTAGCAACAAATAACAAGGTGGTAGCAAACTGGCTGTTGTGGAACTCGGAAGCGCGTTATACTGCTGCTGCTCTTCGTAAAAAGTAG
- a CDS encoding GNAT family N-acetyltransferase — protein sequence MTTDSTHTNIRTATPADSATILELIKALADFEQLPPPDPEAQQRLISHAFGEHPRFEIFLAEVEGVVAGYAFIFETYSTFLARPSLYLEDLFVLKEYRGSKVGYDLFRFCVAEAQKRECGRMEWTVLDWNTHAQKFYRRMGARHIEEWQPYRLTREQFGEILV from the coding sequence ATGACAACTGATTCAACTCATACCAATATTCGTACCGCCACACCCGCCGATTCGGCAACAATTCTTGAGCTTATCAAGGCGCTTGCCGATTTTGAGCAACTGCCACCGCCTGACCCAGAAGCGCAACAACGGCTAATCAGCCATGCCTTTGGTGAGCATCCTCGCTTTGAGATATTTCTGGCAGAAGTAGAAGGCGTGGTGGCGGGTTACGCTTTTATTTTTGAAACTTACTCCACTTTTCTGGCGCGTCCTAGCCTTTATCTTGAAGATTTATTCGTGCTGAAAGAATATCGCGGTAGCAAGGTGGGTTACGACCTCTTTCGTTTTTGCGTGGCAGAAGCCCAAAAACGCGAGTGTGGGCGCATGGAATGGACGGTGTTGGATTGGAATACCCATGCCCAGAAATTCTATCGCCGGATGGGCGCGCGCCATATTGAAGAATGGCAGCCTTATCGCCTCACCCGTGAACAGTTCGGGGAAATATTGGTGTAA